ATCCTCGAAGAGGAGATATTATTCATGTGCtgtgatgaataaaatgtaggttaatgtaatgtagtgtatactttattactttatatactttattcCCGCGAGGGGAAATTAAAATTTACacattgttgttattacacacattacacacaggcttgaactacacacacaagctcagtagctatacatgcactaaagggagagatgtcagagtgtgggggggggggggctgcccgtggaaaggcgccccgagtaGTTGgaggttcggtgccttgctcaagaggtgaactggcacacctctccagctaccagtccactaCCGTACTTTGGCtagaacagggacttgaaccagcgaccctctggtttccaacccaactccccactGACTTGTTTCACGTGTGTTACGTCCCTATCATGTCTAGGCACGtgacaagttatttttttttttttaaccaagggGGTTGGAGGGTTGTGCTTAATATATTTGGTACCCCGAAAATCCCGTGTGGCCCCGGCCTTTTGAAATGGTCTAGAACCACTGGgctttaaaactaaataaaactgattTGACAACGCTAATGAGTTCTTTGGCATGTCCTGTAGAAATTATGCAGGCAAGTAGTGCCCAGGATGTTGTGTCAAGCTATCTGTTCAACCcgcatttcactcaaaaccacaaatatcCAAAGTTAGTGGACCATAAAATTAGTAGGCTTCAtactctggggaccatgaattgGGAAATCTAGCCCCAGGAAATTCGGGGCGTAATGTTTGGACAGCTTTGTATTGCTTGCTCGCCCGCAGGGTGTCAGTAGCCTGCGCCTGCGGCTCAGTAAAGGTACTTTCTGGTGGTAACTGTGGAAAGCAGTCGACCAGGGATCTTAAACTCAGATTACTTTGGGGCTACAAGCCAGGTTGCTCTCTTCCTGGGGGGTGCTTGACATTAGAgttcagtttttttcacatttgagcTACATAAATTTGAGAGAagctcccctttctctctctgctctgttgtGCCTACAACTCTCCTCTGTATGTCGACACTGTAATCCTAGAAAACAGCAGCTCTCGCCTTCATTCATTTTCTCACTCAGCTAAAACGGTAGGCACAGTTCCTCCCTTTGTATCTGGTGGCTATGATGATAAAAACGTATGTCATGTGATACATTGGAACCAAGGTCTTTAACTTAAAGACCATAGTGAGAATGAATGTTAACCCCAGGACCGGGGCTTCATCAAAGAGACTGCTGGTCCtcacagaaagaggaaaaactcacaaaaaaatcaaactgtgtgaaacattttattcatacaAACAAGTCACATTTACAGGACAGCTTATCAACACTTGTATTTAGCAGTGCAGAAGGACCCAAAAAAGCCCGAAACACTAAAACTAGAGGTTCACAAGCAGTTAAGGTTGCTTTGCTTTCCAATAACCTTTTGAAAGTCAACCAAGTTACTGATGCAGATCAACTTCAATGTATCTTATACAAGTTTCTCTGACAATGGAGCAGTTGTAGAGTTTCCTGGGGGCTCAGGTGTAGACTTGATGGATGCTGGGGCCTTTGCATTTGTTAAGTTCATTTTGCGCCTTTTAATGTACTTGTCTTTAGGGAACACTTTGGGCAAAAGACTAGGAGCTGTCTGGGTCTTGTTAATGTTTGGGAGTGTCTGCTTATCCTTCACTGAGGGGGTGTTGGTGGGAGCTCGAGTCTGGTTTGGCTTCATGTTCTTTGTTGATGATTTGGGTCGAGGCTTTTTGGGCTTCTTTTTTGGCAGACGGGATATTCGTGAGATCCCCACCACCTTCAGTTTGATCGGGGCTTCAGATATTCCCGCCATGTTCCGTGCCTGGCAGCGGTATTCTCCGGCGTCCTCGTATGATAACCCGTTCAGGCTGATTATCGACCAGCGAACCCCAACCCGAGGTGATTCCTGCATAACTGGAACATGCAAAGTTGCAAAATCTCAGCATTTTACACCAGTTTGGCTTAGAGCGGGGGTTGGTATGTGTTTTAAGCAAAGGACTGTTTAActgagagggagacagagcagggaccccctactacttACCGTATAAAaataagttgcatattaaactgggacTATAATATTGTGTAGGGCGGCCTGAAGCCTCATACGTAGTTTTTTACTGCATAGAATAAGCTATTACGATAATTGCTGGTATTATTTTGTAAGTcaagttttaatgttaaacatacatgcgGCACAGAGAATCCTTAATATGAACTGAATCTGTGGAAGACTACCTAAGTGATCATCTTACCTTTAGGTCTGTAAGTAAATTGTCAATAGGTTTTCCACAAATATgcagatttatatttgctaataagtTGTCGGATCAAAAAAATTGTAAAGTTACAAAGAAACtcctttcattaatttttcCTAGAACTATTAAATGTCTTTATAATTGACAGTGTGCGggagtttctttgcaacttttTACCTATCTCCCTCCGACGCACCCGTCTCACGTTACAGAtgtgcaaagtatttttctgtAGTGACAAACTTTCCAAAAAATTTACAATAATTTGGTGCCCcttgcagtaactctgaggaccccctatggggccccggaccccctgttgaacaTCTCTGGCTCAGAGTTTTACACAGCCAGTTTTAAAGACATGGTGAAAGCATCGCAGAAATAAAAATACCGGGGAAACACTGGTAGTAGGAGAAAATCCCTAAATGCTGTAACACATGGATCTTAAAATAGACAAGATAGCACCAACTTACAACTTTCCAAATTCCTGGGTAGCTGGTTAGAGTCCTCAAGGATGTCTTGTTGGCAACAATCTGCAACGAGAACCAAATAACAACATGATCTCAGAGCTTAGTAATATCACTTTATAACCTGAGCCAGGGCCGTAAGGTGACGTAGTATGAAACTTATTGAAAacataaagtgacaaacatggaaaaaaggaggacaaaaaacgtaagaaaaagctaaaaacatcgataaaaagcttcaacaaaagtgttgattttcagttttgacgggaagacatcacaagggttaaaaagtggCGCCGAGGGATCCTAACCAAGCACCAGTCGGGAATGAGAATGTGTCGCGAGCCCGAGCGGGGGTTACCGGTGTAGGCCGAGGTTTTGATCCAGGTCAGGGTTGGTGTCGGGTAGCCGGTGGCGTCACAGCGGAGGATCACGTTGCTGCCCAGTGGGGAGATGACTCTGGTGGCTGCAGGCTGGACCGAAGGCCTCGCACAGCGGGACAGCTCGGCCTGGGTCACCAGCACCCCGGACTGACCCGGAGACCTGCGGCAGACCAGCAGCTGGTCCATCAGAACCACAGGACTCCCCAGGGACGCGGACAGGGACATCACCATGGAGATCTGGCAGTCACACAGCCAGGGGTTGTCATGGAGACCTGGATATTCAGGACAATTTAACTCATTTGCTTAATTGTCATGTTTCATATGTGTCATAAATTGGATCTAAAAGCATTGTAGTAATGGCAGGTTTTCAGTTCTACACCATTATTGATCGCTGATTTAAAATCAAGTAACAGTAcacatttatttagttatttgctGGTTTAAATAAAGTTCTCATTTAGAAAGGATTAGAATATAACGTGTCTCTAACATGTACTGTACCCAAAACTCTTCTTTTTTCTGGTccttcctgttgtcctgggACAGGAAACCAAAGGTCCAGCAGCTCAGCAGGTAATATGGTGAGCCTGAGGAAAGGAGACAAGGACAGGAGACAGGGAGTGGAGAGGACAGGAGACAAGGAGAGGAGACAGGGAGAGGAGACAGGGTGTGGAGAGGACAGAAGACGAGGAGAGGAGACAGGCAGTGGAGAGGACAGGAGACAAGGAGTGGATTGGACAGGAGACAAGGAGATGAGACAGGGAGAGGAGTCAAGAGGATAGGAGACAAGGAGTGGAGACAAGGAGTGGAGTGGACAGGAGATGATGAAAGGAGACAGGGAGATGAGACAGGGAGTGGAGAGGACAGGAGACAAGGAGAGGAGACAGTGAGTGGAGAGGACAGGAGACAAGGAGAGGAGACAGTGAGTGGAGAGGACAGGCAGCAAGGAGAGGAGACAGGGAGAGGAGACAGGGAGTGGAGAGGACAGGAGACAAGGAGAGGAGACAGTGAGTGGAGAGGACAGGAGACAAGGAAAGGAGACAGGGAGAGGAGACAGGGAGTGGAGAGGACAGGAGACAAGGAGAGAAGACAGGGAGAAGagagatttttgttttgtttttttaaagtccctTTATTGGACCATTTAAAAGAAGCAGCATCAACAAAATCATAAACAAGTCCAGAAAAGAAAatcctaaataaaataaacaccacaacaaaaacCTGCCAGACAGATAGAAATGActgtcttcctgtcttcctTCCTCCCGCGAAGGAGAGGGGACAAGAAGAGGAGAGTAAACAAGGataggagagaagaaagaggggACAGAAAGAGGAGACAAGGAGAAAAGGAGAGTATCTAGTCcactataaaatacccacaatgcacagctTGAGTGCTCATATGATGAATCCTTTGTTTTACTTGCATACACCACAATGCAATTTGTTTACATGATGCTGGGCATGGCCGCCTCCGTCATGCaaccaatatttgtaaaatgCTATTTCAGTGAGGGTCCGAAATCGTCGTTGCATATATAGTTGACTATATATGGAATACTGAGTGAATAAGGGAACGGTTTCACACAAGGCTCTGCAGCTCTGTAGCTTTCTAGACTACACACCCGAACACACCTGTTGCTGGACAGGTCGAGGTAGGTGATGTTGGGGAGAAAGAGAGCAGCGTGGGCAGGGAGGCTGGACAGGCGGTTGTTATGGAGACCCAGAGTCTGGAGGCGGGGCATGTCCCTGAGCCCCTCCCAGGGGAAGGATGTCAGGAGGTTCCCATCCAGACGCAGCTCCCGCACGGCCTTCAGGTTGACAAAGCTGCTGGGGTGGATGGAGGTGACGGAGTTGTAGGTCAGCCACAAGAAACGCAGCTCGGACAGGTTGTAGAAGGCGGCCCGGGGCACCCTGGAGATCAAGGTCTTCTCCAGACGCAGTTTGACTGTGTCAGCTGGGACGTTAATGGGAACAGCTGAGATGCCGGGGTCACTGCACTGCACCAACCTGCGAGGTTAAAAACGACATTGTTAGGAATGAAGTTCGGACGGACAAACAtcgtgtttttgtgtgttaatttTGACTTGGAGTGTTACAATGCATCGtgaaatactgtaaaaatgaaCCACTCCTCTGTTCCTGTGACAGAGGTCTGTGACCTGCAAGATACAACATGCTTATAACCAGATTTGGCAAATGATGGCATCACCCGTTATAACATTTGTTGGTTAGCACTGCTGTGTTGCATTCATAGAGCTTCAATAATACCATAACTATTCAAATCCAGTCCCCCGTGTGATCTGGCAGAAACAAAGCACTTGCACACATAAATACGGAGACATGGGATTGAAATCAGCCTCAGTAAACCTGGTCTCTGCTATTCCACTGGACCCGTACGTGCAGGCGCATGCAGCGGGACAGGACTGGACCGCCAACAGAGAGGACTGCAGGATGTGAACCAGGACCAGCAGATACATCCTTCATCAGACAAACCGCATACTCAGACCTGTCCTTCCCTTTGTTTCTCCATGTTCCCAGTCCTCTCCAGTCTGAGGTTGTGTCCACGGTGCAGCGTGAAACTGAATCCCAGATTAGCCGGGATTACGCTGCTTACAAGTGACATGTAATCCCATGCCTCCCAGTCGGAATAACGAATCACAACATCAGGGCAAGAACCGAGCCCCTTTTTTGGAACTTGAGGCCCAAAAAATGTATTCCACCACCCCACCCTGCAGAGTATTTCATTTTTGGTAGGCAGGGTCTGACGGCGTTTGTTGGGGGGGGTGATGAAAAGTgacaataacagtcacaataaagataatggaacagtgattACAAATGGTAGTCGTAGTAGTTCATTCACCTGTATTGTTTTCAGTTGTctaaatttatttttccatatCAATGTCTTGTAATAATGTCTGTCTTGACGTGCTGTactcatgttttatgtttctgcacaacaggaacctgctgaaaaccagtatttaaactgagtcaggcctgttttacattgtaatgtaacgttactttttctaactttcctgtataataaacatatgaaatgaaatgaaatgtcacaGCCAGGcgctgcagggcgttacagggtgtagcagggagTGCAGCAGGACCCCggtgacagctgcaaccaagacCTTGTTCCCCTCCTAAGGAAATATGATGGGCGGGAAAAAAAACGTAAGGACTCCAGGGGAGAATTcctgggacaggatgcacacaaatggaaagggagaggagagagtgtGTCAAAGAAAATGAAGGCAACCACAATTGTGAGTGATGCAAGTCACCCCCGCTCACAATTTGTTTGATCAACTGCCCTCTGGGAAGAGGTACAGAATactaataatacaataaagagaagtctaagtctaagtctaagtctaagaagCCTGCGCTCACGCACCACCAGACTCACCAACAGCTTCATATACCAGGCTGTTAGGATGCTGaactctctctcccccctccccacccccttggggttttaaaaacaattctgaaataacagtttacttcataatctattaagaaatattgtctttatctagatttcaaacaattgagataacatgtATGTTTAGGggatgcaatcagtctctagtagaacacaattaaaaatggaagtggggttcgttttttgtcataaagtcataattcatgttaaaaatccactatggaaaaaacataagtgtcatatccagaataattttctgaattgagtcgggaatacatgtttattacggtaaataaaggtaaagccgttgattttcaggtagaaaaaaatgtatttgtaccacatttcttcttgtaaaaatttgaaataggTCAAAGGTTAAACAGCAACTGGCGGGTGTAATGACTGATGCAGCCTGTAGGTGGCGCCTGTTGACGTAAATACAACTGCTGTGCTACAAATGGATGATGATGAGTTCTCGCGAGCGTATCGGGAACGTGTGTGCCAGGGCGGGCATTGGACTGCGTGCTGTCAATCACTTCACTCGCATGTTTTGATTCCCGAAAGTTACTGTCAGTTCGTCTGTCAGTGGACTCGCTGTAAAATGTCCACTTTAACGCAACCTGCCAATGACCAGTACGTTTTCCGTCGACGGGAATTTGAAGAGCTGCCGTCAGAAAACCAGAGAAGATGGCAAACGCCTCCACACGTCCACGGTCCGAGGCAGACGGCACAGCACCAGCGGCACCGGGTAAAGCGAAAGCACGTTGACGTTAACGAGCTAGCCGTAGCCCTTACATTTCAAGCTAACCCCGACGCATGACATAGCTACGCGGACCAAGAGTCGGGAGTGGTTCAGGTGTGTTTGACCTGGCTAAGCTCAGTGAGTTCCCGTGGTAGTAAAGAGCTCTTTTAGTTTAACTAACGTCAACTACTACGACGTCAGTTTTAACAGTTTAACGTCAACGTCAACGGTTGCAGATATCTTATCTGTTACCGTTGACGTTAACTAACGGATAATAACACCAGCGTCCCAATTCAAAAACCTGACTTTAACGTATATTTTCAAAGGCAAGCGACACATAACTGATATAAACGTGACTTGtccatttaaataatgaaaAGGAGCAGTTGTTCAATTCGGCGTGGTGtaatacatacaatataatACAGAAGCGTGTACACACCAAAGTAAGGGAAGGcttatatgtgtatttatgcaTTCATGCTACGTGTCGGCGGGGCAGTACAACTACTTTAAATTAAACGCATTTTCAATGTAGTTTGGTGGTATCATGTGACCGGTCCAGGCCTTCTCTAGGGTTCAGTCTAGGGTCTGTTTAACAAAGTggaaggtaacgttagcctattTTTGGACAATGTTTTATCGAATTAAGTGATAAGTTGGTCTACTTTAGGGTTCAGACAGCTAACGCCAAACAACAATAAAGTTTTGGCTATTAATTTACACAAAAATGGCCTGTTTTGAATTATTGAATAATTGGATCTTTTGTTATGTCCTTACAGTTCCCAAGTTTGTGATTGTAAACTGGGAACTAGCTTGCTACTCCTTCATGCTAACTCGTTTTTACACACAATTgattgacagcagtgtgttgctGTCTTTAGTTTATAGTAAGTGCTATTTGTAATTCACAGTGGTAATGCCTTACCAGAGTGAAGGGTTAGGTTTTACTATAagacttgtctttttttgtgtagcCTGTGCTGGCTTCTAgtattcaatttgttttcctgTCTGTGGACATTTCCTAATGGGATGTGAGCAGTTCAGAAAGACAACAGATGGGATGTAGCCTACTAGAATAGAAGGAAATTTACTTTATTGTCCCAGAGGGGACATTTGTCTTCGTGCATAGTGCTACCATCTGTTGcttcaacacacaaacatgtacagACAAACCCTAAATCAACACTGGACCTCTCAGGACATAAATGAAGGACACACGTGACTCTGTACAGACACAACAACATCTTGACGTGTGACTGTAAGAATTGAAGTGCTATGTGCACAAAGTGCTGGTGTATTTCTTTAACACTTTGCCTTGTTGTGCTAAGATTTACTGTTGGAGTTCATCGTCTTTTATAGGTGTTGGGATAAACAGTGAcacatttagtttgttttacatCCTGGCACACACAATACCTGAAAGCAGAAGTTCATATTCAGGAAAGAGCGGGTGTTGAGTCTGCAGTCCTTGTTTCCGTAGAGCAACTGTAGTGTCTAACAtcgcaacaacaacaaaagagaaGTGGACAAGCTGTTTAGTGCTGCATCCATATGTGATAATATTAATAGTACTAGtaaaagtactgtacttaacccctcgtgttgtcttcccattgacctgcaactttgggtttttctgggttgaaatttcaacattttgtagctctttttctacacttttctcaatgtttttgtcaattttattcctatttttttgtcactttttttgacttttttaaaattatgttttagtcaattttgtaacaatttctttgtcactttttccagtgttttgaTGGTTTGTTAACGTGTTAAACGTGTTAAACCGTCCTTTGAAGGGTGTAAACATGAGTTAAACTGGTTAAACCCGGGATAGTGGGCCTCCCCTCAGGCAACGTTTGGGAAAATGTGCCCCCTCTATAGATTATGTTATTTGATGCCATTGGCACTCAGCAGTTGAACCAATATATCCTAATAATGCTGTTTGATTTAACTTTAGACTATACCAAATTAGAGACTGACTGATagaggatttttaaggccgatactgatacaaatatttggagATTTATAAATCCGATATATAAGCCaatgtatatttaaaacatccagaaatgcataacaaaacagatttccctaaaattatttgtagttatttatgagtcctcactaaaacaACACGTCATACACACCCCCGCCACCATTTTAAGGACAATACTATGACTACTCTTTACATTTCACAGGCTAAATAGAGTTATTGAAGTAAATAACAAGTTAGATAAGGTGATAATCAGTCATTAACTGCCCCTCGTAAATCTGAAGCCTAGTGATGTCACTTCTAGTCAGTGCACATAGTGAGGAAACACCCACACCGCTTTtacaatgcattctgggaattGTCTATGGAGTTAATGCTTCAACACGGAAGTCCCTGTAATTACTGTTGATTTTTACTGTTTACGTCAGCATCCACGTTAGAATTACAGCTGGAACCGGGTGACCTCGTGTTTTACTCCAAGCTTTCCGTCAGCAGATATGAGAGATGTCTTCTCTTCCTgcctccgaccaatcagcagcctgcaggttttcacgtcaccttttggtgtcgctcgcttggaacctcgactgaggtgatactaaaaaaaaagaagtacctGTTAGccggtaccagggacttttttggTAATGGAAAACTGGGCCTGTCCCCTCTTTGTCGATTAATTGACTAATCTTTGGTTTTGCTTTTAGTGG
Above is a genomic segment from Etheostoma spectabile isolate EspeVRDwgs_2016 chromosome 20, UIUC_Espe_1.0, whole genome shotgun sequence containing:
- the lrit3b gene encoding leucine-rich repeat, immunoglobulin-like domain and transmembrane domain-containing protein 3b; its protein translation is MYLLVLVHILQSSLLAVQSCPAACACTYGSSGIAETRLVQCSDPGISAVPINVPADTVKLRLEKTLISRVPRAAFYNLSELRFLWLTYNSVTSIHPSSFVNLKAVRELRLDGNLLTSFPWEGLRDMPRLQTLGLHNNRLSSLPAHAALFLPNITYLDLSSNRLTILPAELLDLWFPVPGQQEGPEKRRVLGLHDNPWLCDCQISMVMSLSASLGSPVVLMDQLLVCRRSPGQSGVLVTQAELSRCARPSVQPAATRVISPLGSNVILRCDATGYPTPTLTWIKTSAYTDCCQQDILEDSNQLPRNLESFMQESPRVGVRWSIISLNGLSYEDAGEYRCQARNMAGISEAPIKLKVVGISRISRLPKKKPKKPRPKSSTKNMKPNQTRAPTNTPSVKDKQTLPNINKTQTAPSLLPKVFPKDKYIKRRKMNLTNAKAPASIKSTPEPPGNSTTAPLSEKLV